One window from the genome of Pandoraea fibrosis encodes:
- a CDS encoding methyltransferase domain-containing protein, with amino-acid sequence MIHVTPAAPRGDDRPEAGGAPAPASAPSFAHRDSSRAEFWDERFANAFMPWDAAGVPQALRDFVTAEGAPRATLIPGCGAAYEAAWLDAQGWPVRAIDFSPVAVESAQVQLGSRASLVEQADFFTYTPPFALDVVYERAFLCALPRTLWQDYARRMAQLLPQGARLAGFFFLKDTPKGPPFGITPEALDGLLAQDFVCEANRLVDDSVPVFAGAEHWMVWRRR; translated from the coding sequence ATGATTCATGTCACACCCGCCGCACCTCGCGGCGATGACCGCCCGGAGGCGGGCGGTGCGCCAGCGCCTGCATCGGCGCCGTCCTTTGCCCATCGAGATTCGTCTCGGGCCGAATTCTGGGACGAGCGGTTCGCGAACGCCTTCATGCCCTGGGATGCCGCTGGCGTGCCTCAGGCGTTGCGCGACTTCGTGACTGCCGAGGGCGCACCGCGTGCCACGCTGATTCCGGGCTGCGGCGCGGCATACGAAGCGGCGTGGCTCGACGCGCAAGGCTGGCCGGTGCGCGCCATCGACTTCTCGCCGGTGGCGGTGGAATCGGCGCAGGTCCAACTGGGCTCGCGGGCGTCGCTCGTCGAACAGGCCGATTTCTTCACTTACACTCCGCCGTTTGCGCTCGACGTGGTCTACGAGCGGGCGTTTCTTTGCGCCTTGCCCCGCACGTTGTGGCAGGACTACGCGCGCCGCATGGCGCAACTGCTGCCGCAAGGGGCGCGTCTGGCCGGGTTCTTCTTCCTCAAGGACACACCGAAAGGCCCACCGTTCGGGATCACGCCTGAGGCCCTCGACGGGTTGCTGGCTCAAGACTTCGTCTGCGAGGCCAATCGTCTGGTGGACGACTCCGTGCCGGTCTTTGCCGGCGCCGAACACTGGATGGTCTGGCGTCGTCGCTGA